A genome region from Tolypothrix sp. PCC 7712 includes the following:
- a CDS encoding N-acetylglucosamine kinase: MNYVLGIDGGGSKTVCVLMDETRQVISRGKAGASNYQSIGVDAARQSIEFAIMAATEQAVNIAKPIKITAICLGLAGVGRAEDIELVKSLVPALQNSELLPINWALSASNIVICHDALIALVGGIGNNVGIVAAAGTGSIVFGCNHQGITKRVGGWGYLLGDEGSAYKIAIAGLQAALKAYDGSGMPTSLVDIFKAYLELPHLEALVELIYRRGWGVTEIAALAEIVDLAAALGDKVANQIIEDAVQYFVKATSTVIEQIFSDRPILEVVTTGSVWQGKSKMHEKFTTSLVQQFPKVKVIFPKHEPAYGAGLLALRKLSR, translated from the coding sequence ATGAATTATGTTTTAGGGATTGATGGCGGCGGTAGTAAGACTGTTTGCGTATTAATGGACGAAACACGCCAAGTTATCAGCCGAGGAAAAGCAGGAGCATCAAATTATCAAAGTATAGGTGTAGATGCAGCACGACAATCTATTGAATTTGCAATTATGGCGGCGACAGAGCAAGCCGTAAATATTGCCAAACCAATTAAAATTACAGCAATTTGTTTAGGTTTAGCAGGTGTAGGACGCGCAGAGGATATTGAATTAGTAAAAAGTTTGGTACCAGCATTACAAAATAGTGAATTATTGCCAATTAACTGGGCATTATCTGCATCTAATATTGTAATTTGTCATGATGCTTTAATTGCTTTGGTAGGAGGAATTGGTAACAATGTAGGTATTGTTGCAGCCGCAGGTACAGGTTCCATAGTTTTTGGATGTAATCATCAGGGAATTACCAAGCGCGTTGGTGGTTGGGGATATCTTCTAGGTGATGAAGGTAGCGCTTATAAAATTGCGATCGCAGGTTTACAGGCAGCATTAAAAGCTTATGATGGCAGTGGAATGCCAACGAGTTTGGTAGATATTTTTAAAGCGTATTTAGAATTGCCTCATTTAGAAGCTTTAGTAGAATTAATCTATCGGCGGGGATGGGGAGTTACAGAAATAGCAGCTTTAGCAGAAATTGTGGATTTAGCAGCAGCTTTAGGCGATAAAGTAGCAAATCAAATTATTGAGGATGCGGTGCAATATTTTGTTAAAGCTACTTCCACAGTAATTGAGCAAATTTTTAGCGATCGCCCAATTTTAGAAGTAGTCACTACAGGAAGTGTATGGCAAGGTAAATCGAAGATGCATGAAAAGTTTACCACATCTCTTGTGCAGCAGTTTCCCAAAGTAAAAGTAATTTTTCCGAAGCATGAGCCTGCTTATGGTGCTGGTTTATTGGCGTTGCGGAAGTTAAGTAGGTAA
- a CDS encoding McrB family protein, producing the protein MLTNTNTSRTEVYTLNQCAEETGFSTTEIKHWISAVNRKGQAIICGSPGIGKTFIAERLAQQLLNGGYGFLELVQFHPAYTYEDFIQGIRPHSKNGKLTYPLVPGRFLEFCKKAESFQDTCVLIIDEINRANLAQVFGELMYLLEYRDKEIPLAGGNSFRIPRNVRIIGTMNTADRSIALIDHALRRRFAFIELRSNYDVLRRYHQKTGLVVEGLIKILQQLNQVIADKNYEIGISFFLTDNLREDIEDIWCMEIEPYLEEYFFNQPEKVENFRWDQIKQSLWI; encoded by the coding sequence ATGTTGACAAATACTAATACCAGTAGAACGGAAGTATATACATTAAATCAATGTGCTGAAGAAACCGGGTTTTCTACAACAGAAATAAAGCATTGGATCAGTGCAGTTAATCGCAAAGGTCAAGCAATTATATGTGGTTCCCCTGGTATAGGAAAAACTTTTATAGCTGAAAGGCTTGCTCAACAGTTACTCAACGGTGGTTATGGTTTCTTAGAATTAGTACAATTTCACCCAGCATACACATATGAAGACTTCATTCAAGGTATCCGTCCCCACAGTAAAAATGGCAAACTAACATATCCGCTTGTACCCGGACGCTTTTTAGAATTTTGCAAAAAAGCAGAATCTTTTCAAGACACTTGTGTGCTCATCATAGACGAGATAAACCGTGCAAATTTAGCTCAAGTTTTTGGCGAATTGATGTATTTGCTAGAGTATCGCGATAAAGAAATTCCTTTAGCTGGTGGAAATAGTTTTCGCATACCAAGAAATGTCCGCATTATTGGCACAATGAATACAGCAGATAGGTCTATTGCCCTCATAGATCATGCATTACGTCGTCGCTTTGCATTTATTGAACTTCGCTCCAATTATGATGTATTGCGACGTTATCACCAAAAAACAGGTCTTGTAGTAGAGGGATTAATTAAAATTCTACAACAATTAAATCAAGTTATTGCCGATAAAAATTACGAAATTGGTATTTCCTTCTTTTTAACAGATAACCTACGGGAAGATATTGAAGACATCTGGTGTATGGAAATTGAACCTTATTTAGAAGAATACTTTTTTAACCAACCAGAGAAGGTAGAAAATTTTCGCTGGGATCAAATTAAGCAAAGTTTATGGATATAA
- a CDS encoding McrC family protein, protein MDINPVKHKIIEITEYKDKLFTHQDIPDLVGKELYDKYKTQIDIEFPSYKTRNQWQLKSKGWVGYIPVNPEFGLKINPKVPIKNLLGMLEYAYNFNNFRFLDGLMDCESLQEFYNYLAHLLAQKILERCRKGLYRTYLPKTEQLAYVRGRLDIQQVIQKPWDVKLKCHYEEHTADIVENQILAWTLYIIGHSGFCSDRVSPTVRKAYHALQGLVTPKPCNAEDCIGRQYNRLNEDYQILHILCRFFLDNSSPSHEMGNHQTLPFLVDMARLYELFVAEWLKQNAPTGYIFKQQYQIKVGQNRQFILDILLCDASTGKALAVLDTKYKFPDQAANSDIHQMISYANTTNSKQAFLVYPVDLK, encoded by the coding sequence ATGGATATAAACCCAGTAAAACACAAAATTATTGAAATAACCGAATATAAAGATAAGCTATTTACCCATCAAGACATACCAGATTTGGTAGGCAAAGAATTATATGATAAATATAAAACGCAAATAGATATAGAATTTCCTAGCTACAAAACAAGAAATCAGTGGCAGCTAAAATCTAAAGGATGGGTTGGTTATATTCCTGTAAATCCTGAATTTGGTTTAAAAATCAATCCCAAAGTTCCTATTAAAAACCTCTTGGGAATGCTGGAATATGCCTATAACTTTAATAATTTTCGATTTCTTGATGGGCTAATGGATTGCGAATCTCTGCAAGAATTTTATAATTATCTAGCTCATTTACTAGCCCAGAAAATTCTAGAGCGATGCCGTAAGGGATTATATCGTACTTACTTACCTAAAACAGAACAGCTTGCCTATGTAAGAGGAAGGCTGGATATACAACAGGTAATTCAAAAGCCTTGGGATGTTAAACTAAAATGCCACTACGAAGAACATACTGCTGATATTGTAGAAAACCAAATTCTTGCTTGGACACTTTATATTATTGGTCACAGTGGTTTTTGTTCAGACAGAGTATCACCAACAGTAAGAAAAGCTTATCACGCTCTCCAAGGATTAGTAACGCCAAAACCTTGTAATGCAGAAGATTGTATTGGTAGACAGTACAATCGCCTCAATGAAGACTATCAAATATTACATATTCTCTGCCGATTCTTTTTAGATAACAGTAGCCCAAGTCATGAAATGGGAAATCATCAAACTTTGCCCTTTCTCGTTGATATGGCACGTTTATACGAACTTTTCGTTGCCGAATGGCTGAAGCAAAATGCACCAACAGGCTATATTTTTAAACAGCAGTATCAAATAAAAGTTGGTCAAAATCGGCAATTCATTTTAGATATTTTACTTTGTGATGCTTCTACTGGCAAAGCATTAGCAGTTTTAGATACTAAATATAAATTTCCTGATCAAGCTGCAAATAGCGATATTCATCAAATGATTAGCTACGCTAACACAACCAATTCTAAACAGGCTTTCTTAGTATATCCGGTAGATTTAAAATAG
- a CDS encoding peptidoglycan-binding protein, translating into MILAQTSTPKLDPPMLQPGSTGPDVQTLQTQLKELGYYNGAVNGQFTEPTKIAVSQFQTAQGLLADGIVGSTTWKKLQAAIAAKQPIITAPVPTSKPRVEPQPSKKNLIWWSVLGLGTLGNLVAVIYCLKWLHQVKKMQQSQAANSEIKTEADRNISIPQLPESTNNPVSASNSPSATTSTPKLLPAETTSRLAKFSLVDELMNDLYSADPAKRHKAIWDLGQQGDSRAIEPLVDLIIDADSQQHSLILSALGEIAIRTFKPINRALAISMQNQNPQVRQNAIRDLTRVYDMMSQITPILRHALEDADPEVQSTARYALNQLNRIRVLSEQESLPEQREKDG; encoded by the coding sequence TTGATACTGGCACAAACCAGTACCCCAAAACTTGACCCACCAATGCTCCAACCCGGTAGTACAGGCCCGGATGTGCAGACTTTGCAAACCCAATTAAAAGAGTTGGGATATTACAATGGTGCGGTTAATGGGCAGTTCACAGAACCTACAAAAATCGCTGTATCTCAATTTCAAACAGCACAGGGTTTGCTAGCAGACGGTATTGTTGGCAGTACAACTTGGAAAAAGCTGCAAGCAGCTATTGCTGCTAAACAACCAATAATTACCGCTCCTGTACCTACTTCCAAACCCCGTGTTGAACCTCAGCCTAGCAAAAAAAATCTGATTTGGTGGTCAGTATTAGGACTAGGAACTTTAGGAAATCTTGTAGCAGTGATTTACTGTCTGAAATGGTTGCATCAAGTCAAAAAAATGCAACAATCTCAAGCTGCAAATAGCGAAATCAAAACTGAAGCAGACAGAAACATCAGCATACCGCAGTTACCAGAATCAACCAACAATCCTGTATCTGCGTCTAATTCGCCATCTGCTACAACATCCACACCTAAATTGTTGCCAGCAGAAACAACTTCTCGTTTAGCGAAATTTAGTCTAGTTGACGAATTGATGAACGATTTATACAGCGCTGATCCCGCAAAAAGACACAAGGCGATTTGGGATTTAGGTCAGCAGGGAGATTCACGAGCAATTGAGCCATTGGTAGATTTGATTATCGATGCGGATTCCCAGCAGCACAGTTTAATTTTGTCAGCTTTAGGGGAAATAGCTATTCGCACCTTCAAACCTATCAACCGTGCTTTAGCAATCTCAATGCAAAATCAAAATCCCCAAGTCCGGCAAAATGCTATCCGTGACTTAACTCGCGTATATGACATGATGTCTCAAATTACCCCCATCCTACGCCATGCGCTAGAAGATGCCGATCCAGAAGTCCAGTCAACAGCAAGGTATGCACTGAACCAACTGAATCGCATTCGTGTTTTATCAGAGCAAGAGAGTTTACCAGAACAGAGGGAGAAGGATGGTTAG
- a CDS encoding DUF2141 domain-containing protein yields MLKGMKVSMLLLAVVGNLAWSFSARANFNGNLTVEIDGLKNKQGQICASIFANSQGFPNQRDRVIQKQCTNITDIPVKLTFENLKAGSYAVAVMHDQNKDLVLNRNSLGIPTEGFGFSKNPEIRTSAPKFGDAAIVLAGPNTEIKINLKYL; encoded by the coding sequence ATGCTCAAAGGAATGAAAGTGAGTATGCTGCTCTTAGCAGTAGTGGGAAATTTAGCTTGGTCTTTCAGCGCCAGAGCCAATTTCAACGGCAACCTAACAGTAGAAATTGATGGCTTAAAAAATAAACAAGGGCAAATTTGCGCCAGTATTTTTGCCAATAGTCAAGGATTTCCCAATCAACGCGATCGCGTCATTCAAAAGCAGTGTACCAATATTACTGACATTCCTGTAAAGCTCACTTTTGAGAATCTCAAAGCCGGGAGTTACGCCGTTGCAGTCATGCACGACCAAAATAAGGACTTAGTTCTCAATCGCAATAGCTTGGGAATACCAACTGAAGGCTTTGGATTTTCCAAAAATCCAGAAATCCGCACCAGCGCACCTAAATTTGGCGATGCAGCAATTGTTTTAGCAGGCCCCAACACCGAAATTAAAATAAATTTGAAATATTTATAG
- a CDS encoding S66 peptidase family protein has protein sequence MQAKILPPALKPGDLLRVIAPSGALREFEAFNKSIEIWRSRGYKVEVPATIGDKLGYLAGKDDQRRTQLASAWEDPNCRGILCARGGFGSTRVLEDWHWQAGLSPLQNPKWLIGFSDITALLWSLYNEGIASVHGPVLTTLAKEPDWSIERFFNLLEGRPLEPLKGNGWGGGIATGILLPGNLTVATHLFATAFKPNFDGVILGFEDVSEAPYRIDRMLTQWRLSGALSKVKGIALGNFTGCEPPANVPSFSVEEVLRDRLGDLGIPIVADLPFGHDSCNAALPVGALVTLDADQGILAINN, from the coding sequence ATGCAAGCAAAAATTTTACCCCCGGCGCTCAAACCAGGTGATTTACTGCGTGTTATTGCTCCTAGTGGTGCTTTGCGAGAATTTGAGGCATTCAACAAGAGTATCGAAATTTGGCGATCGCGTGGCTATAAAGTGGAAGTCCCGGCAACAATCGGTGATAAATTGGGTTATTTAGCAGGAAAAGACGATCAACGTCGCACTCAACTAGCATCTGCATGGGAAGATCCTAATTGCCGAGGTATTCTCTGCGCTAGAGGCGGTTTTGGTAGCACCCGAGTTTTAGAAGATTGGCATTGGCAAGCTGGATTATCGCCTCTGCAAAATCCTAAGTGGTTAATTGGCTTTTCCGATATCACGGCGCTGTTATGGAGTCTTTACAACGAAGGGATTGCTAGTGTTCATGGCCCTGTATTAACCACTCTCGCTAAAGAGCCAGATTGGTCAATTGAGCGGTTTTTCAATTTGCTGGAAGGTCGTCCCTTAGAACCGCTCAAGGGTAATGGTTGGGGTGGCGGTATAGCTACGGGGATTTTACTACCTGGTAATCTTACGGTGGCAACTCATCTTTTTGCTACTGCCTTTAAACCCAATTTCGATGGTGTCATTTTGGGATTTGAGGATGTTTCGGAAGCACCTTATCGCATTGACCGGATGTTAACGCAATGGCGGTTAAGCGGTGCTTTATCAAAAGTTAAGGGAATTGCCTTGGGTAATTTTACTGGCTGTGAACCGCCAGCAAATGTACCGAGTTTTAGCGTTGAGGAAGTACTGCGCGATCGCTTAGGTGATTTGGGGATTCCAATTGTGGCTGACTTACCCTTTGGTCACGATAGTTGTAATGCGGCTTTGCCAGTGGGTGCCTTAGTAACTTTAGATGCTGACCAGGGAATATTAGCTATTAACAATTAA
- a CDS encoding Maf family protein yields MTIPQFVLASASPARRRLLQTVGIEPIVYPSDFDESQIQLNDPNQLVQTLSLRKAETVVPQFESALIMGCDSVLALNGEIHGKPANVEEAIARWKIMQGSFGDLYTGHSLIDLTQNLTVVKCQVTRVYFGKMSDRDIQAYVATGEPLKCAGAFAIEGFGSFFVEKIAGCHSNVIGLSLPLLRHMLAELGYNAVDFWSA; encoded by the coding sequence ATGACAATTCCGCAATTTGTTCTGGCTTCTGCTTCACCAGCGCGACGGCGTTTGCTGCAAACTGTTGGGATTGAACCAATAGTTTACCCTAGCGACTTTGATGAATCGCAAATCCAGTTAAACGATCCCAATCAATTAGTACAAACTCTGTCTCTGCGAAAGGCGGAAACCGTAGTTCCGCAGTTTGAATCAGCTTTAATTATGGGTTGTGATTCAGTATTGGCTTTGAATGGAGAGATTCATGGTAAACCAGCCAATGTTGAGGAAGCGATCGCACGGTGGAAAATTATGCAAGGTAGCTTTGGTGATTTGTATACCGGCCATAGCTTAATTGATTTAACTCAAAACCTCACCGTAGTTAAATGCCAAGTAACTAGAGTTTACTTTGGTAAAATGAGCGATCGCGATATTCAAGCTTATGTCGCTACAGGTGAACCGCTCAAATGTGCTGGTGCTTTTGCAATAGAAGGTTTTGGTAGCTTCTTTGTAGAAAAAATTGCAGGTTGTCACAGCAACGTCATCGGCCTGAGTTTACCCTTGCTGCGCCATATGCTAGCTGAACTGGGATACAACGCTGTTGATTTTTGGTCAGCGTGA
- the psbP gene encoding photosystem II reaction center PsbP, which produces MWKRIAFILLLVLTFSLSNPDVAAAAGVKSFVNTSNGYEFSYPNGWVQVKVANGPDVVFHDLIEFSENVSVVISPVPDGKSLVELGTPTEVGYKLGKAVLAPADSGRTAELVNAFEKESDGKTYYILEYEVKLPNQQKRHNIASVAVSRGKVFTFNASIPEQRWPKLKSAIENVVNSFLVY; this is translated from the coding sequence ATGTGGAAACGAATTGCATTCATTTTGCTATTGGTATTAACCTTCAGCCTGAGTAATCCTGATGTAGCTGCGGCTGCGGGAGTTAAAAGCTTTGTCAATACTTCTAATGGCTATGAGTTCTCATATCCGAACGGCTGGGTGCAAGTTAAAGTAGCCAACGGCCCTGATGTGGTATTTCATGATTTGATTGAATTCAGTGAAAATGTCTCAGTAGTAATAAGTCCTGTTCCTGACGGCAAATCTTTAGTAGAACTAGGAACACCCACAGAAGTAGGATATAAATTGGGTAAAGCTGTTCTTGCACCTGCTGACTCTGGCCGTACTGCTGAATTAGTCAATGCTTTTGAGAAAGAATCTGATGGCAAGACATATTACATTTTAGAATATGAGGTGAAATTGCCCAATCAACAAAAACGGCATAACATTGCGAGTGTCGCCGTCAGCCGTGGTAAGGTTTTCACTTTTAACGCCTCGATTCCTGAACAACGCTGGCCAAAACTCAAATCAGCTATCGAAAATGTGGTCAATTCTTTCTTAGTTTATTAA
- a CDS encoding response regulator translates to MSPDNGYFLNLPTDAPPLRVLIVEDDPMMQLGLEQSLMVHPQLEIVGQAEDGYLGVQAALKLKPDLVVMDIGLPRLDGIAATQQIKAALPDIHVVMLTSHQTETEIIAALSSGADAYCIKGASVERLLSAIAAAVDGATYLDPQIARRVIEHLRPPAVKGNAANLSGRELEVLKLMVEGLSNPEIAEKLYLSPNTVKTHVRGIMNKLAVDDRVQAAVVALRSGLV, encoded by the coding sequence ATGTCTCCAGATAATGGCTATTTCTTAAATCTACCAACCGATGCGCCGCCGTTGCGAGTCTTGATTGTGGAAGATGATCCGATGATGCAACTGGGATTAGAACAGTCATTGATGGTTCATCCCCAATTGGAGATAGTTGGACAAGCGGAAGATGGCTATTTAGGTGTACAAGCAGCACTTAAACTCAAACCTGATTTGGTAGTTATGGATATTGGGTTACCGCGATTAGATGGGATTGCGGCGACACAGCAAATCAAAGCAGCATTACCTGATATTCATGTAGTGATGCTGACATCCCATCAAACAGAGACAGAAATTATTGCAGCGCTGTCTAGTGGGGCCGATGCCTATTGTATCAAAGGTGCCAGTGTCGAACGATTATTGAGTGCGATCGCAGCTGCTGTTGATGGCGCAACTTATCTCGATCCGCAAATTGCACGGCGAGTCATTGAACATCTTCGTCCCCCCGCAGTTAAGGGAAACGCCGCTAACCTGTCTGGGAGAGAGTTAGAAGTATTAAAACTGATGGTAGAAGGATTGAGTAACCCAGAAATTGCCGAAAAGCTTTATCTCAGTCCCAATACCGTAAAAACTCACGTCCGGGGGATTATGAATAAATTAGCAGTAGATGATCGCGTGCAAGCTGCAGTTGTAGCGCTGCGTTCTGGCTTAGTTTAG
- the era gene encoding GTPase Era, producing the protein MTVELKVTSIDNHIFSFSGEVSIPQAPPEFKSGFIGIIGRPNVGKSTLMNQLVGQKVAITSPVAQTTRNRLRGILTTPEAQLIFVDTPGIHKPHHQLGEVLVKNAKIAIESVDVVLFVVDASVACGAGDRFIAELLSRSQTPVILGLNKIDQQATNSQLIDDSYTHLAESYKWQTVKFSAKTSEGLPQLQNLLIEHLETGPYYYPPDLVTDQPERFIMGELIREQILLLTREEVPHSVAIAIDLVEETPSITRVLATINVERDSQKGILIGKGGSMLKSIGSAAREQIQKLIAGKVYLELFVKVQPKWRQSRVSLAELGYRVEE; encoded by the coding sequence ATGACGGTGGAGCTAAAGGTGACTAGTATTGATAATCACATCTTCTCTTTTTCAGGAGAAGTATCGATTCCCCAAGCTCCTCCTGAATTTAAATCGGGATTCATCGGCATTATCGGTCGCCCTAATGTCGGTAAATCTACTTTAATGAATCAGTTAGTAGGACAAAAAGTTGCCATTACATCTCCAGTAGCACAAACCACAAGAAATCGGTTAAGAGGAATTTTAACCACCCCAGAAGCACAGCTAATTTTTGTAGACACACCAGGAATTCATAAACCCCATCATCAATTAGGGGAAGTGCTGGTGAAAAATGCCAAAATAGCCATTGAGTCTGTGGATGTAGTGCTATTTGTAGTAGATGCATCTGTGGCTTGTGGCGCAGGCGATCGCTTTATTGCGGAGTTACTGAGTCGTAGTCAAACCCCAGTAATTTTAGGTTTGAATAAAATCGACCAACAAGCCACAAATTCCCAGTTGATAGATGATAGTTATACACACTTGGCTGAGTCTTATAAATGGCAAACAGTGAAATTTTCTGCCAAGACTAGCGAGGGATTGCCGCAACTGCAAAATTTATTAATCGAACATTTAGAGACAGGGCCATATTATTATCCCCCTGACTTGGTAACTGACCAGCCAGAACGCTTTATTATGGGCGAATTAATCCGCGAGCAAATTTTGTTATTAACTCGTGAAGAAGTTCCCCATTCAGTAGCGATCGCCATTGATCTGGTAGAAGAAACTCCCAGCATTACCCGCGTACTCGCCACCATCAATGTTGAAAGGGATTCTCAAAAAGGAATTCTGATTGGCAAAGGTGGATCAATGCTCAAATCCATTGGTAGCGCAGCTCGCGAACAAATTCAAAAATTAATTGCTGGGAAAGTTTACCTAGAATTGTTCGTGAAAGTGCAACCCAAATGGCGGCAGTCTCGCGTCAGTTTAGCAGAGTTAGGATATCGAGTGGAAGAGTAA
- a CDS encoding alpha/beta fold hydrolase yields MFQPLGFEQRSIITSLGRIVYYTNTGSLWQDDLTAKDEKETLLFLHGFGGGSSAYEWSKVYPAFASEYRVIAPDLLGWGRSEHLARNYQIGDYLNTIGEFIQQTCTGPVTAIASSLTAAMTIRVAIAHPDLFKSLILTTPAGLGDFGEDYSRSFFAQLVSIPVFDRLLYSTGIATSNGIRSFLEQRQFAQPNRVYQEIVDAYLQSAQQPNAEYAALSFVRGDLCFDLSLFIQQLTTPTAIIWGQKSQFTGPEIGHRFAEMNPQAIKFFQPLEDVGLTPQLELPAVTIGLIRRFLALLN; encoded by the coding sequence ATGTTTCAACCACTAGGATTTGAGCAACGTTCGATTATTACCTCACTCGGTAGGATAGTGTACTATACAAACACTGGTTCTCTCTGGCAGGATGATTTGACTGCAAAAGATGAAAAAGAAACTTTGTTGTTTCTTCATGGCTTTGGTGGTGGATCTTCTGCTTATGAGTGGTCAAAAGTATACCCGGCTTTTGCGAGTGAGTACCGAGTAATCGCACCAGACTTACTCGGTTGGGGTAGATCTGAGCATTTAGCTCGGAATTATCAGATTGGAGATTATTTGAATACAATTGGGGAGTTTATCCAGCAGACTTGTACGGGCCCTGTGACTGCGATCGCATCTTCCCTCACAGCAGCGATGACAATTCGAGTTGCGATCGCTCATCCTGATTTATTCAAGTCGCTGATTCTCACAACTCCCGCCGGACTGGGTGATTTTGGCGAAGACTACTCTCGCAGTTTCTTTGCTCAGTTAGTTAGTATTCCTGTTTTTGACCGTTTGCTGTACAGTACAGGAATAGCGACTAGCAACGGTATTCGGAGTTTTTTAGAGCAAAGACAATTTGCCCAACCTAACCGGGTATATCAAGAAATAGTTGATGCTTATTTGCAATCTGCACAGCAACCCAATGCTGAATATGCAGCGCTATCTTTTGTCCGTGGCGATTTGTGCTTTGATTTATCACTGTTTATTCAGCAGCTAACCACACCGACAGCCATTATTTGGGGACAAAAATCGCAATTTACTGGGCCAGAAATTGGACATCGCTTCGCTGAGATGAATCCCCAAGCAATCAAATTTTTTCAACCACTAGAAGATGTGGGGTTAACACCACAGCTAGAACTACCAGCAGTGACTATTGGGTTAATCCGCCGCTTTTTAGCTTTGTTGAATTAA